The region ATGATCTTCCGGGCCCAGTTCTGCAGATAAGCCCAGCTTGCCACctagttgtttttttgcaaaccaGCTATATTGATTAagccaaggtgtgtgtgtgtgtgtgtgtgtgtgtgtgtgtgtgtgtgtgtgtgtgttttggaaatATAATTATGTGTATGTGTCACTGTGTTTTTAGTGACTATGATGACTactatgaaaattattttttgtcaagTACAAGCTGTCGCAGTAAATTTGAAATAACATGATTTATTATGTTTACATGTTACAGGGTTGTGATGTTGCTGCTGTCCTCTGGTTACATTGGTTTACGCATTGTGGCCCTTGAGGAGCAATTGACGTCTCTTGGGGCACTTCCTGAGTTCACCTTACAGAGCGGGTAGATAATTTTTTCTCTAAAAAGTTAAGAGGTTTTAATGTCAACATATAGGTTACAACATAATCATTTTTCCCTGTATTGTTTGTCGTGCTTGCACAATATAGTCATGTTGCAATATCTTGTAATCTATTTCTTCTTTTATAAATGGCTGTACTTTCTGTCAAGAACTAAGACAAATTCATTCTTGCAGTGGGTGTAGCCTCAGTGGGTTGGAACTTAATACTGGCATTATACTGTATTGTTAGAAGTGGATATAGTTTGCTTAGTATGCTTTTTTGTAACTGGTCCctcttttaaaattttttttttttataggtaTCACCAAGACACATAACACGCGGTGATATGAAGAAGAGATTGGTTTTCTCAAGACTGGAGTATTATCTCTGCTTTGTCAAGACGAACAGTTGGAGGCCATTCATGCTCACTGACGGCTCCCAACGAGTCCTCTGCTGTTGGCCAGAGGAAAAATGGCCAACCTGTGCAATTTCAGAGACATCTTGTTAACTTGAAGGGCTATTCTTCCTCTTAGTGCTGTAGACAAATGGACATACCACAACAGAGTCACACTAAGCAGAGCcaaaatgcatacacacactgcCTGGTTGCAGCGTGTCTCTCATTGAGACTGAAGTGTGTGCAGCACATTGACGGACACCTTTCTAACAAAAGCTGCTCCATATTTGTGAACTTATTCTACATCGTCTTTCATACatgtacctttttttttgctgagcatGCAGTCTGAACAGGGCTATACCTAACAGCATTAGCCTGCTGTGCTTATATTGTACCTCAACACCAGAGACGTGGTGCTTTGCATTGCCAAAGATGTACAGGGTGCACATCTCTTGCATGAGTGCACGGAGACGACCTTTCTTCATTACCTTTCCACCTCTCATTGGTATTTTGCAAATCTGCCTCTCAAACTGAGTAACTACTGAGTGTTTCTCTTGGAATGTTGCGTGTTTGAATGATCGGTAAAATCTCCAACTTGGATCACTCCATTGTGGCTTCATACTCTCCTAATGTTCttatcctttctctttctcctgcaAGTTTTGATTGCAGTATTAATTTCCTCCTCTTTTGACAtgatttaaatcagtttaatgACCAATGCTGAGAGGTTATTTTCTGCCTGCAGTCTCAACTGGATAAAATCATATCATCAATGCACAAATATTTTAGAGGAAGACACAAAAAACCTGAGGTATCAGTatatttttgtgtgcttttccATGACTGACTTTAAAGAGTGGATGTAAAATCTATTCTGTACAGATGTCTGTTGGTGTACTGTCAACCGCGACGCGTGTTGACAGAACAAACCTCGCTCGCTTTGATAGGCAAAGTGGCATTCTAGAGATTTCAGGTTATAATAAGTAGCACCAGTAAAgtatttatacagtacatgcatgtgTCAGCACTACGGACACTTGACTGATACGATATATGCATTCCCGCTCTGCTCATCTGAATATGAGAATGTCAGGTCCTAGTTCCTAACAGCAAATCAAGTGGTCACTAGAAGAAATTTCAATATGCAAGAAATTATTGTGCATGGCAAACATGATTTCTTTGTGTGCTGTTTTAAATAGCGTTTAATGTTTGTGTAAGTAACTTAAAAAATGTGATTGGATGGAGCAGTAAGGAAGAGCTCTGTTAAGCAAGCGCACTTTAAGAAATGAGAGGTGCCAGTCACAGTCCAAATCGCTGTGTTTTGGGTTGGGAAGGAATGGCAACGCTAGCGTTTTGTGGTATCTGATAGTGCtaagacttaaaaaaaaatgttttcactcagGGGTGGTGGGAATTACCTACCAAAATAGTTTAGGTAGTCGTCTTTTCCTTCAGTCCTTTCCAAGCCTTTTGCTCGTTGCTTGCGTTCACATTCTGTGCATTTCATCTTGGTTTCTAAAAAGTCCCTTTGAGGAACAACACATTGTTATTCAGAACTTCATTTGACTTCACTGCTTCTTGGAGACTGTTCAAAaagtcaatgtttttttttttctccctgtgaCTGTTTTTATACTATCCAGAGAATGCATATCCACATTGCTACCACACAACCCTTGTGGATCCATTATTGAAGAGATGTAGCAACTGGGTTTACTTTTGCTACATCCTGTTTCAAAGTCACACTCTGATGTCAGATGAATATTTTTGTCCATATGCCATATTTTGATTTCTCACAactctccaccagggggcagcacacacacacacaccctcactgTCCTTGAATGGACTTAATGCAAGAATCCTAATGATGAGGGCAGTATTTGTGTGGTTTTGCACTATTCCAAGTGTTGTAAATAATTTTGTATCAGTTGTTAATGTCAATAATTCTACTATGGTCCTCCATATTTATTTGCATTCTGTGTAATTCAAAGTAGTCTCTGTGAGATGGCTTTGCTattgttgaaaataaatcaaatgttgcaaagtaaatgttttgtgtactgtatttgttacTTTTGCTACACTACATGTACTTTATAGGACGTTCCTTATGTTCtatgcaaaaaataaacaatccaATGAAATTTGTAAGTcctgaaaaattaatttcattggtGGGGATTGAAATATTGTGTTAAATACTGTGATGTAAAAtttttgatggaaaaaaatgataaatattataGCAACTACAGCAACTTTTAAATTTGAGTCAttagttcatttatttattgtagtttCAGTATCACTACTATTAGATTATTGCTACTTGACTTAAAAGCAATATCCAGCTCATTGGATATGAAGAAATACAAAGTAGTAGCAGTATTTTTTAGGAAGTTTGCCTTCTAATGGCTAAATGTTTCTGCTGGTCTGGGTTGAACAAATTAGGGTCTTGTTGCTTTTGAGTGTTTTTCCAGAATTGGTGTAACCATTTTTAATACCCTAAATGTGTTTAATTTGCTGCCAATGACGTCATAGGAATCTATTGTTATGGTAGTATccgctgctgtttttttttttttaaaagccccTGATATATACCCGATAATTGGAGACACAGGCCACATCTGCCAGCGGTCTCTGACTCCCATATGCAATGTTAGACCGCCATCTAGTGGACTAAGTCTCACAAAGCACTAATAGAGAACAACACTACAATTGATCTTTTAATACTTATCAGTGGCCTTTTATTCTAAAAGATTCCACACAACCCAAGGAGGTTACAGGAAgaaatttgtttaaataaaatccTCAGTCATGTGCATCTCCGGTGAAATATTTCTCACTTTTATGTATTCAGTCTGAAGATCTGGTGACCGAAGTGacaaagatgggaaaaaaaagtttcctaattagaatgatgtttttatgtgttCCATTTTATGCTACAGCAGTGTCATTCGTTGTCTGAGCTGGTCAGTGCGTCCATCTCCTTCAGCTATCAGGGACGTTTGAAGAAGCGGGTTCTGCAGTGGTCCGTTGGTAAGCACAGAGCTGAAACACACCtgcaagaaacagaaaaaggctTGTTTCAAAGTACCCTTCTAATATacaaatgtaaatttatttaataatcgGAATGCTAATATTGTCAGATTTAAAGTAGTCTTTCAGCTTCAACATCATTAGTCAATCACAAATGCACAAATTTCATTTTAAGCTTgcatatttaaatatgttctAATAGTTCACTAACATTTGGGAAAACTGGGAGAGCACAAACACAGTGGTACCTGCTGCAAAAGCCAAAATGATAGCCACCCATCCGATGATGTAGGACCAGGAAAAGCGCCAGTCCAAGAAGCGTTTGCCAAAGAATGTGACAGTCACTCCAGTGTAGATTGCCAAAGCCAACAGAGCAAGAAATCCTGAGAGTCAAACGATGAAAGAGAACTTTAAAAATCTGCTGAGCAAAGCATGAGAATAAACAGGTTAGATACGGCACATGTAATAAACATATCAACATACGTTTTTAATGCACCGTATTGCACATCTTTTAAAGTTTTACACAGCAGTTTGAGTAAACACACAGAATTTAGTGACCTGCGAGAAGCTTTGTCCTGGACAGAAAGTCCTACACATTTCCAAAATAGGCAAAGTGAGAGTCAACATGATTCTGGATTTGACTTGATTTCACTGCATGAAGATTATTAAGTCATCTTATGGCTTTTTAGAAGTACAAATAGGtaagtgcttgtgtgtgtgtgtgtgtgtgtgtgtgtgtgtgtgtgtgtgtgtgtgtgtgtgtgtgtgtgtgtgtgtgtgtgtgtgtgtgtgtgtattacctGACAGGACGAGGGCGATGCCACCTGTACGGACCCTTCTGTTCTTGGTACCATTATTGAAGGCACTGAGACCAAGCACCACGCCGGCAAAGCAGCTCAGCACTGCCAGCAACATAAAGGCTCGAGTGGCATCCCAGAAGGCTGCAAAATAAAGTTCAAGACCGCATACTCATTAAGAGATATTTACATTTGTGATACCTGTACTTGTAAATCTGTCAAAAATATCAGTTAGCCCTAGTGTGAGTCCAGATCTTTGCAGCTTTTGTCTAGATTGATGCCCCCTCTGAAGTACTCACCTACAGTAATAGTGTGGGCATGGCATTTGTGATTAATGCAGAACCTCCAAAGCCCCTGGTTGGCAGAGCTACCCGAGTATCGATACTGCATCCAGAAGTCTGTTGCCGTAGAGACAATGAGGAGCACAAGTGCGGCCACACCGCAAAGTGTGCCTCCTCCTGCTAAAGAATACAGCATTGTGGAGAAGTCGGGAGACGTGCTGTCCTCCTAAACATTCAGCAACTGTCCAGGGCAGAGGAAACAAGGTTAAAGAGgtgcatcatttaaaataagCATTCTCTAATCCCCTGAATCTATGCCTCAGCATTGGGATACAAAGGATCTGTCAGTTTTACAGACTGTATCAGGCACCAGTTAGAAAGATCCAAACTATAATGTTCACCACAAACAAGATTACAGTAACTTGTTAGTTCCACGACCACTTTCAATCATTGTTGTCCATTAAAGCAGTTAAGAACAATTTGAGAGTCATTTTGTTGGTTTTAGAACACTACTAGATATGAATTGAATATATTGTCTTTGATCCAAAAATTCCCACACCTTAGAGGAGGTGAGTCACTCTTCGATGATTCCGTCAAATGACAACAAAGCCCTTATGCCAAAGCGGTGTGTGACAATGAGCTTGCCTATCAGGCAATTCAGAGCTATTGTTGAACTAATTCCCCTTTATAAGCATCACAAATGAATCTTTCACCACTGAGCTTGTGAGCTGTCAGCAGTGTTGCCCTCTGTGCCGCTGCCAGTAAGCTGGTTAATACACTCATTTCAACTTTAGCAGCTCCAGTCGTTACTAATTCTCATCCAAACCTACGCATCTGACTCCCAAATGTGACTGCATTGTGATATCATTCATTAAGCAGCACGAACAAACATCAGCACCACAGGCCCAGCTGTAACAATCACTTCCTTATCTCCTCTGTCTTTACACTTATTGTCCAAAAGCAGGTTATTGCTGGTTGAGTTCTCTTTTAAAACCTTTCAAGAAAGTTAGATCCTCCTGGAAGTAGAATAAAAACAGtccaagttttctttttttgtgtaccTCTGGGTTGGCTGGTGTCTCTCCACGGTTGCTGGCTGTTAACGGTGTGCTTGTCCTTTTTAAACCCTGAACCCCTGCCCCTCATTGTCTGCATCACAAAAGAGGGAATGATCGAGTGCAGCATGTGAGTTATGGATAAATCCCCCCTTTGCTCTCTTCTATAACCTTttgcattttgtcttttgtgttttttcactttctccATATTTTCTCAAAATGGATTTCATCATGCCCGACATCAGTGGTGAAGTGCCAGCTCTCCTGTCTCAGACACACCTCAGTTTAGCCATGTCATTGCTGGGCACATTAAGGACAGGCATTAACAGCCTGtccatgtaaaaacacaaacacaaagtagtATTTGTGCACCACAGACCTTGTAGATGTTATTGATACAGTCCTGTGCATTTTACATCTATCTCTGTTCATATAGATCCATGTGTACATCCATTGTTTTTAAGCAAGCACTAAAAAATGAACAGGGATATTAACAACGCCATCATATGAGTTTTTGAACTTTGcatctttattttgctttttaactTAAAGCTCTAGtgtgtcatttaaaataatggTTACTCAAAagcaagaacatttttttaaaataatttataaccATTGAATCCATTGGCAGTTCCATTATCAAGCATTTAAGTGCACGTTGTACTCAAGGCTTCAAATGACACTGAACATGCTGTGCATAAGCCACAGATTTTACAAACAGTGATgagttacatttttttcccctacaACATATACGCTCTCACATTGGTCAAGTTTTTACATATGGATCAGTGTAAGAGGAGAAATAATatacaatttttatttgtagaaattTATGACGTGACCCGATTTATCATTTACATTGCATATCCCAGCAGTACCGTTAAGGTGCCTGACATCCATCATCTTCAAGTCTTCCAGCATCTATTTGGTTATTCTGGGAccattgtctttattttgcCACATATATGGTCATAAAGTTTACCCTATGTGTCAGAACCTCTCAGGGATCATTCATTCTCACTACTCCTTTCTCTTCAATCTTGTTTTCACAATCTGGGATGGTTAGGGAAGCAACATAACCCTTCATTATCTAGTTTTTATGCAATGTAAAAGGTTTATCTGTGTGCCCTTACACTATAACAACCAGTCTGCCATTCTCCTCACCCATTCGGTTTTATCAAAGGCTTACTTTTACTGAGCTCCCCATCTTACATCAAATGTGCTCATGCACGATTAAACTGGCTTCTAAAACTAAAACCTTGGAATGAAGGATGTGCCAGAAAGATAAACCATCGTCCAATAATGGAAAACTTATATGATCTGTCAATGTAATTTCATTCCAATAAAACTAACTACCGCAGTCCAGGATATGAAATTATCCACCTTTCCTCTTCATATCTTTGCCTTTGTTATTTTAAGGTATGCATAAACAACAAGTTTGTTaccaaaatgtgaaattaacgCTTGATTTTGACAGTACTAAAGTTGAGAAGAAGATAAATGagatcatttttaaatgatctCATTTCCAGACTTTGCACTAATCGCTCTAACATTTTCAATACTAACACAGTTACAGAAATCCACTCACTGATACCAGTGTGCAcaaaaaacatgtgatcattttcttctttacaGTGACATCGCTAGAATTTACAAATGAGAATATgtgaaaataccaaaataaaactccACATTAATATTCTGTCAATTGACTGGTGCATCCCAAAATTTCTATAAATGCTACAAAAAAAGGCACAGAATGATATGTAAAAACCAAACATGGCTTTCTTtccacaacaacagcaacatacCCCTTCTTCCTATAAAAATAGCAGTGTTTAACATTGCAACAATCATCTCTAAACTGACCTTCGTGTTTTGTGCAAAGTTCTGACTACAACTGACATTGTGAGAAAAGAAATTGATGCAGAGTTGTGCTTGATGTGAATTTAGTCATGGTTTGACACACAACATCAGTCAAATATTTAAACTACATCTTTTTAGTGTTACTCTGCATATTCTATTTCCAAAAGCAAAAGTaagttgaaaacacacacacacacgcacgcacgcacacacacacgcacacacactccaccggGCGTATGCGCAGACTGCTCGTGTGcttcttgctgctgctgctgttaacCGGAGTTTCTCTGGCAATCTCCTCAGGGGCCAGGGGCCCAGAGGACCACAGTTCGatcagcagaggaggagaggaaggtccGGTCATGGGGGTGCCACCTACACTGGATCACCTTGTCCAAGTGCTCACCAGCCACCATCCGGGGAAGCGGCTTTGTCAAGTCTCCTAGAGTCAGAGAACAGTACGTGAAGATGTATGACAAAGGTCTCTGTCTACTCTAATGACACTACTTTAACAGCCATGTGTGAGTGAAAAAATGGCTCTTACTACCCGTTTACATTATTATACCTGCCAGAGATagatttaaaaatgttccaaaGACAATCATAACCATATAATTCCAGTGATGACATCTATCCGTAGCATAATCATTTTTGACAGTTAATTTTCAATTCTTCTTCAAGTCAGGCACTCAAGTTATTCAGTTCAGGTAAAGGGTTGTTATAAGGGTTATTATATCACACAAATTATTAAatcatgttattattattatcattgatTATATTTATTACAGTAGTAAGATGGAGAAAATATTGACACATTCATGAAGTGTTTAACATTTAGATCATTGCAGATAAATTAACTACACTAATAACCCagtaatcattcattcattttctcaacctgcTTCATCCACTCGTggaggtcgcggggagctggagccgatcccagctggcatagggcatgaggcgggggaaactccgggcgcaacgccagcGCACCGCGAAGCtacacacggacacacatacacgcacacacacacacacacacactcattcctatggtcgATTagggaacggccaattaacctgaagtgcatgtttttggagttgggaggaaacctggagaacccagagagaacccacacagacacggggagaacatgcaaactctacagtTTGCagcgggactcgaactcggaaccgccttgctgtgtggctaCAAGGCTACCCACTCACCATCCTGCCGCCCATCGCATTAGTACATAATCAATATATCATTGGTTATCAGTCTGTTAATAGAAGAAAAGCAACTATAAAATTTGTCGCCCCGAGCTTTGTAGAGATTATGTGAGGTCAACCCTCCCTCTCAGCAGCTCTGGCTGTAGCTCATGAGGCgtcagctaatgctaatgcacATGTCAGAGCACAGGAGATACTTTGTCGCGTTGCTACCTTGAAGGTCACTGATGATGATTTTGTTGTCATAAGAGCCAGTGAGGAGATGATGGGCTCCGGGGGAGAAGCGCACTGAGCGAATGTCGCTGCCATGAGGACGATATGTCTGGACTATGCGACCCCCTCTGATGTCATACAACATGCAGGTGCTGTCCTCCTGACCCGTGGCCAGAAGGCGACCACTGGGATCCACCGCCACCGAAGCAACGGCACTTCCTATGTGAGACAGTGGTCACAAGTGAGATGCCGACTGTGACTCGCTGTTTAGCGTTTTTGGCAATACAATGGCAATAAAACTGAAAGCGTTATTGCGCCCTAATGACGGTTGTGTGTGAATCACCTGATCCATGCAGGGTCGTGCCAACCACCCGAACACAGCTGGGAACCCGCAGGTCCCAGAAACGGACTGTCTTGTCCTGGGAGCCGGAAGCGATCATCCACCCTCCCCACGTGTACAGAGTCAGGATGTGACCTGTAATAAACATTGTCCGGTTTTCAATATTGCACATCTTTTTCACTGGTTATCCATCAAGCCCTAACCATCCTGCAGTTTAGTTTGTTACCAACTCCTTAGGAACCGATTTAGAAATACTAAACCTTAATATAAAACTGATGTTAAATACCAATTGTTTCCTGTGGAAGATTTATTTAATGACTGCAGGAGACAAGCTGCAGCACATGTACAGGACCTGTGTGTCCACTCAGAGCGTGAAGGCCCTGTCCTCTCTGACAGTCTGTTGTGTAGATGTTGCAGTCTCCAGCTCCGGCACTGATCAATATGGATCCTCCACTCTCAGGTCCCTCCATGAAGGCCAGGTCCCTAATGGTACCATCATGCATGCTGAACTCCAAGTCTGGGCCTGAATCAATAGCAGGTTGTGGGTAAAGCTGTTCTGGTCATGGGTATTGACAGGGAAACATGTTCAACTACACAAAGCAGTACCTGTTGCATTGCAGCTGTCTGCATTAAAGGGCAAGACTTTGACAAATTTATCATTAGAGCCAGTCGCTAACAGTTGTCCACAGTGGCTCCAGGTGACGCAGTAGATCGAGCCCTTGTGGTGTTTGTTTCTCCTGAAGCGAACCGCCAGTTGCTTGACTGCACCAGAGCCACTGAGTGAACACAGATACACTGTGAAACGTATGGGAAGGTGTGAATTAtaacatgctacatgctaattGTGGGACACTTACAACATGACAGTTGTTTTTTGGTTCACATTTTATCAATTTGTACCCACCCACCCCCAGTCTTTAATGCAGTGTGCACCAGTGATGATGACAAATTTGTCTCTTtatcaggattttaaaaaatatatgattgATCTTAAACCCTAGACAATAATATATTTGCCAGcacaccactactactacttatCTTCTGAGAATATCTCGCTATTTGGTGTCATGAGTAATCCCTACCTGGTTGTTAGTGTTTCTGGATAGGCACAGACTCTCAGGGTTTTTGAGTTGGAGCCGACGGCATAGAGGAGTCCAGAGGGATGAAACGCTACCGCCCGAACTGCTTGTGTGTCCTCCAGCTGGTTTACTTTAACAAACTGTGTTTTGGAATCCCCGTGTATCTTTATGGAATAGAGTAAGTAGATATTTTACAgcttttaaatatgttttggtAGGAATTTCTTAAATAAACAAAGGAACTACAATAACTATGTAAATTAATATGAAAAACTTGATCATTCCATAAAGGCTTTGTCGTACCGCTTGGGCGTTTCTTGTTGTAGAGCAGCCAGAATCGTCTTGGGGGGTGGGACAAGGTCCTCTGGTCCTCTCAGCACTGACagtaaaaatgcacacacaatcaTGTTTTCATCGCTTCAGAGGACAACACACTGACTTACACTAAATTCTTGAAAGTTTAACCTAAACCCAACTCAACAAGTCTAAAATTGAACTACTTACTTGTGTTTTGTTCCTAAACTTAACCAAATCCCCACATTGTGATATACAAATAGTATATCTTTTCCTAATCTGACAGCAGAAACTGTCCATAATGTAAAGTTGATGTCTCAGAAAAGACAAAAGCAAATACTCTACCTCTGACCGGAAGGAACCATAGAGTCACCAAGGGAAGGCAAGCCGTGGCTCCCAGTCTTAAAAGGGGTGTTGCTGGTGCACCCACCCGGCTTGTCCTTGGGCAACCCTGCCTCTGGGGTGAGAGTGTCAGAGGGTTTGGGACGGGACGCAGCGGTTTTTCCTGTCAGTCCATTGCACTGCTGGCCCAGATGTGTCATCACCTCATCTCCCCCGTGGTCAATGCCCACATTCATCTCTTCCAACTTCTGAATGGATCTAGACAAAaacaatctcttttttttttcagtaaggTCAAGCAGAGATtatgtttcattcattaaatgtCTTCCTCACCTGCTGAGGAAGGTCTCGGTAAGGTTATTTTGGGCTGTGTCCTGTGGTTTCACGCCTCCTTCTAGCAACATCTGCTGGTAGAGctgcctctgctgctgcttctgctccATATGCTGCTGCACCCGGAGACGCTGTCGGTAATACTCCTGGATGTGTTCTGTGGAGTCCAGACACTGGAGACAACATGTACACAACAGTTCAAAATGGAACACCTGAGAGACAAGTATTTGTTGatgatagaaaaaaaactgttaaactaGATTTCAGCATGCTTTGTTTTGCTTTAGCAGATCTTACATTAGAATATTTTTTACTAATCTCTGCTGCAATCCTTGGTATTCCTGAGcgccaccacacacacacacacacacacacacacacacacacacacacacacacacacacacacacacacacacacacacacacacacacacacacacacacacacacacacacacacacaaaagcatacacacacacacacacacacatttgaactCTCTTCCAACAGCTACTACTCACAACTCTTCAACTCCCAAGGCCTCGgactccatcatccatcccatAAAAAGTTCTCAAGGACCTCATTATATCCAGCGGGTCTACAGTGCATTCCCCTTCATCTATATCACTacttttcacacacacgcacgcacgtacgcgcacgcgcgcacgcacgcacgcacacacacacacacacacacacacacacacacacacacacacacaatctcaaaCTACTTTGCCCCTCTAGATGGGCCCTCggatgaataaaaatgagagaTGATGGAAGCAGCGGGTCATCTTCGGTGTGACCGCACATCAAACCAGATTATCTGCCTCTAGTGTCCATGACCTCCACCCTCTTCACTGAGACAGGGGGCAGAAAGGTGTTAACGCCCCCTGGATAGGTGCGGCAGAGAATTGGGGATGGATTTACGATGTAGTAGCAGTGTGGAGATGAGGTGATTCATAGGGTTTGGGGGGGGACCGATTGTAAATCTCTTAAATGTGGAGTAATGACTGAGGTGTGAGGACAGACTGAAAATCtcactttgactttgacatacaGACATCTGTTGCCATTTTATTCTAGAAATCATGAAACCAATTCAGGCCGAGCAAACAAAGGTGAGTCATTTCATTACCTCATTTGTTTCGGAACTACAGGGCGGCTCGCCATCTTTTCCAGGGGTCAGAGGAGTACGCATGATGTTGGGTCCGCCAAGTCCTTGTCGATGCTTCCTGCAGTCAGGAAGACATGTAAGTCTTCTACAACTACCTGAACAGACTTAACCTGCAGTGGGTTAAGTCAGATTATGCAGCATTTCTAACCTCTCCACAGAAGCTTCATGGTAAATTTGAATCCCTCACATTAGTTTGTGTCGACATGTGAAAGAATGTTTATTTGCAGTTGCAACTGAACTATGATAGTTATCAGTAGGTACTGTAAAACTCTAATACTGTTGGATAATGCTTCAGCTCAGTGATGAATTCTTACATACGGGTACCAACCATACCAGAAAAACTGTTCTTATATGTCCAATATTGTTTCAGTCATGTCACAATCATTGCTCAGGAAATTAAATGACTACAGTGTGATGCAAGTGAGTCCTGTCTGGAATTCAATGGTAGAATGTTGAAATTATTTGATCAAAGTCAGAAATCTGCTTTACTGACTATAAAAAGCTAAAACATTTAGCAATCCTGATTTGAAAATCagcaaaacaggaaaaagaaaaaaaaacattatatatatatatatatatatatatatatatatatatatatatattgcacaTCCACAAATTTGCaaaaattcaataaatgtgACAGGAAAATATAACAAATTATGTGTGTCTTTCCCCAAAGCTATACAGCCCAT is a window of Antennarius striatus isolate MH-2024 chromosome 7, ASM4005453v1, whole genome shotgun sequence DNA encoding:
- the lim2.2 gene encoding lens intrinsic membrane protein 2.2, which encodes MLYSLAGGGTLCGVAALVLLIVSTATDFWMQYRYSGSSANQGLWRFCINHKCHAHTITVAFWDATRAFMLLAVLSCFAGVVLGLSAFNNGTKNRRVRTGGIALVLSGFLALLALAIYTGVTVTFFGKRFLDWRFSWSYIIGWVAIILAFAAGVFQLCAYQRTTAEPASSNVPDS
- the LOC137599501 gene encoding WD repeat-containing protein 47-like encodes the protein MTAEETISIKEAEVIKVMLDFLNSRKLHISMLALEKESGVINGLYSDDMLFLRQLILDGQWEEVMQFIQPLEGMEKFEKKRFRYIILKQKFLEALCVNNAMSAVEDPHNLELSMQEAVKCLHSLEEFCPTKDDYSKLCLLLTLPRLTHHAEFKDWNPSTARVQCFEEACTMVAEFIPADRKLSEAGFRASGNRLFQLLIKGILYECCVEFCQSKATGEEITEGEVLLGVDLLCGNGCDELDLSLLSWLQNLSPGAFSCAFQQKTLNIHVDRLVKPSKAGHADLLTPLINRLSPCATSPFRQRPHSADTYMSRSLNPALDGLSHGLAAQDKRGMDVNVKATLSRSLVENNVHQQDDSPERKHRQGLGGPNIMRTPLTPGKDGEPPCSSETNECLDSTEHIQEYYRQRLRVQQHMEQKQQQRQLYQQMLLEGGVKPQDTAQNNLTETFLSRSIQKLEEMNVGIDHGGDEVMTHLGQQCNGLTGKTAASRPKPSDTLTPEAGLPKDKPGGCTSNTPFKTGSHGLPSLGDSMVPSGQSAERTRGPCPTPQDDSGCSTTRNAQAIHGDSKTQFVKVNQLEDTQAVRAVAFHPSGLLYAVGSNSKTLRVCAYPETLTTSGSGAVKQLAVRFRRNKHHKGSIYCVTWSHCGQLLATGSNDKFVKVLPFNADSCNATGPDLEFSMHDGTIRDLAFMEGPESGGSILISAGAGDCNIYTTDCQRGQGLHALSGHTGHILTLYTWGGWMIASGSQDKTVRFWDLRVPSCVRVVGTTLHGSGSAVASVAVDPSGRLLATGQEDSTCMLYDIRGGRIVQTYRPHGSDIRSVRFSPGAHHLLTGSYDNKIIISDLQGDLTKPLPRMVAGEHLDKVIQCRWHPHDRTFLSSSADRTVVLWAPGP